The Oncorhynchus kisutch isolate 150728-3 linkage group LG20, Okis_V2, whole genome shotgun sequence genome has a segment encoding these proteins:
- the LOC109865941 gene encoding receptor activity-modifying protein 1, which yields MIFLLLFPVLVLGEIQLQSNVSSDVTFEDNESFQDQESFPVFRHCNESLLEHVSYIMCWNLFHSEMIDINKELWCEWDQVIRPYNELTKCIETWTTNLGCYFPNQVVQDFFIQIHSSFFQACPEEEQLFPDAPSGVVLTLTLIPVSLIPVLVFLVVWKSKICD from the exons ATGATCTTCCTACTGCTTTTCCCTGTCCTCGTCTTAG GTGAAATTCAATTACAAAGCAATGTCTCATCCGATGTAACATTTGAAGATAACG AAAGTTTTCAGGATCAGGAGTCTTTCCCTGTTTTTCGCCACTGCAATGAGAGCCTCCTAGAACACGTCAGCTACATTATGTGCTGGAATCTGTTTCACTCTGAAATGATAGACATCAACAAGGAACTCTGGTGTGAATGGGACCAAGTCATCAG ACCATACAATGAGCTGACCAAATGTATCGAGACCTGGACCACCAACTTAGGATGTTACTTCCCGAACCAAGTGGTGCAAGACTTCTTCATCCAGATCCATTCCAGCTTCTTCCAGGCATGTCCGGAGGAGGAGCAGTTATTTCCTGACGCCCCCTCCGGTGTTGTGCTTACCCTTACCCTCATTCCAGTCAGTCTCATCCCCGTCTTGGTTTTCCTAGTGGTCTGGAAGAGCAAGATCTGCGACTGA
- the ccr10 gene encoding C-C chemokine receptor type 10 codes for MVKVCVLEIDISQTSHCYRGGHQDMSVTVDSRNMDLTSFFGMDYDHSLVTGDYFDYNDTSTRGYELIERCEASEQQLTIKVFQTCVFLLVFLLGLLGNSLVIATFVLYRRLRLRSMTDIFLFQLALADLLLLLTLPIQAGDTLLGHWAFGNALCKATHASYAVNTYSGLLLLACISVDRYMVVARTQEVLRLRSRMLTGGKLASLGVWLTALLLSLPEILFSGVEREQEGEAHCGMNVWVEESWRVKTATRCAQIAGFCLPFLVMVACYSLIGRVLCEGRGRGGWRRQRTLRLMVVLVAVFLLFQLPYTVVLSLKVAGPGAAKQTCDQWAATLLREYVTCTLAYTRCCLNPLLYALVGVRFRGDVLKLLHGVGCLCWAVSGPHLESCTSGSPSSLGLTTLSPLPPTSPLLLPPDTLAHSVKYQPPTASHPSGPTKVFLFPSRPTLPSDGLLQSTVSKTKPV; via the exons ATGGTAAAGGTGTGTGTCCTAGAGATTGACATCTCCCAAACAAGTCACTGCTACAGAGGAGGGCATCAGGACATGTCTGTCACTGTTGACAGCAGAA ATATGGATCTCACAAGCTTTTTTGGCATGGATTACGATCACAGCCTGGTGACAGGGGACTACTTTGACTACAACGACACATCCACCAGAGGCTACGAGCTGATTGAGCGTTGCGAAGCCAGCGAGCAACAGCTGACCATCAAGGTCTTCCAGACCTGTGTCTTCCTCCTGGTTTTTCTCCTGGGCCTGCTCGGCAACTCCCTGGTCATCGCCACCTTTGTTCTCTACCGCCGCCTGCGTCTCCGCTCCATGACTGACATCTTCCTCTTCCAGCTGGCCCTAGCCGACCTCCTCCTACTCCTTACCCTGCCCATCCAGGCTGGGGACACCCTCCTGGGCCACTGGGCCTTCGGCAATGCCCTGTGCAAGGCAACGCATGCTAGCTACGCTGTCAACACCTACAGTGGGCTGCTGCTGTTGGCCTGCATTAGCGTAGACCGCTACATGGTGGTGGCTCGGACCCAGGAGGTGCTGAGGCTACGTAGCCGCATGCTGACGGGTGGCAAGCTGGCCTCGCTGGGCGTCTGGCTAACCGCCCTGCTCCTTAGCCTGCCCGAGATCCTTTTCTCCGGGGTAGAAAGAGAACAGGAGGGGGAGGCGCACTGCGGCATGAACGTGTGGGTGGAGGAGAGCTGGCGGGTCAAGACGGCCACCCGCTGCGCCCAGATTGCCGGCTTCTGCCTGCCCTTCCTTGTCATGGTAGCCTGCTACTCGCTGATTGGCCGAGTGCTGTGTGAGGGGCGGGGGCGGGGGGGCTGGCGGCGCCAGCGGACCCTGAGGCTGATGGTGGTGCTGGTGGCCGTCTTCCTGCTCTTCCAGCTGCCCTACACCGTGGTGCTCTCCCTCAAGGTGGCAGGGCCAGGGGCTGCCAAGCAGACTTGCGATCAGTGGGCTGCCACACTGCTGAGGGAGTATGTGACTTGCACCCTGGCATATACCCGCTGCTGTCTCAACCCCCTCCTCTATGCCCTGGTGGGTGTCCGCTTCAGGGGCGACGTTCTGAAGCTGCTCCACGGCGTTGGCTGCCTGTGCTGGGCCGTGTCTGGACCTCACCTGGAGAGCTGTACCTCGGGGTCACCCTCCTCCCTGGGCTTAACCACGCTCTCCCCCCTGCCGCCCACCTCACCTCTGCTCCTACCCCCCGACACCCTGGCACACAGCGTCAAATATCAGCCTCCCACAGCAAGCCATCCCTCTGGCCCGACCAAGGTGTTTCTCTTCCCTAGTAGGCCTACCCTGCCCTCAGATGGCCTGCTTCAGTCCACTGTCTCCAAAACCAAACCGGTCTAA